A window from Mytilus galloprovincialis chromosome 8, xbMytGall1.hap1.1, whole genome shotgun sequence encodes these proteins:
- the LOC143043817 gene encoding uncharacterized protein LOC143043817, translated as MITSGSFGEGLIMRGSDVDVMRVLKQIDISEDTNMSVCVHNIHLTMEMEDTQPGFTKLRLLHTSDQSILEFCYDIGNDFYFSNLSFKRKFIIDMFPRLHGPCITDKDELYDIAYCVHSKLWISPAKKWITRSNTVWPSYDVKQAIVKQGVLFVPLGVKGSTQEEFEWRISFSVGEKLLIYSFTHTQLLCYALLKILLKDVIALDIDCKELLCSYLMKTILFWIFEELPLSIWKPENLISCYMRCFRRLIYCVEYACCPHYFIPDNNLFGNKIHGKAQKLILNRLYILNSYGWQCILLLDQISKLYAMPSDSSMETSYSYAKSVQRLLNSDMLMLETVTNPFKFLIERVIYKVLLGKSSTIKYIYAYYLSIICDQSDLYVPLGDISCYREAARQSFIQSIELFPNEKHNSAF; from the exons ATGATTACAAGTGGAAGTTTCGGAGAGGGACTTATAATGCGAGGTAGTGATGTAGATGTTATGAGGGTTTTGAAACAGATTGATATATCTGAAGACACCAATATGTCTGTATGTGTACATAACATACATTTAACAATGGAAATGGAAGATACACAGCCAGGTTTTACCAAGTTACGTCTTTTGCACACTAGTGATCAAAGTATCTTAGAATTCTGTTATGATATCGGTAATGATTTCTACTTTTCAAATCTTTCATTCAAACGAAAATTCATAATAGACATGTTTCCGAGACTGCATGGGCCATGTATCACCGATAAAGATGAACTTTATGACATTGCATACTGTGTACATAGCAAATTATGGATATCACCAGCAAAGAAATGGATAACACGATCAAATACCGTATGGCCGAGCTACGATGTTAAACAGGCTATTGTAAAACAAGGAGTTCTCTTTGTACCTCTGGGTGTGAAAGGATCTACACAAGAAGAATTCGAATGGCGAATATCCTTTTCCGTTGGGGAAAAATTACTTATCTATTCATTTACACATACCCAGTTACTTTGTTATGCACTTCTAAAAATTCTCCTTAAAGACGTTATAGCTTTAGATATAGATTGTAAAGAATTGCTTTGttcatatttaatgaaaacaattttgttttggaTATTTGAAGAATTGCCTTTATCAATATGGAAACCCGAAAACTTGATATCTTGTTACATGAGATGTTTCAGGAGACTTATATATTGTGTTGAATATGCATGTTGTCCGCATTATTTCATTCCTGACAATAATCTGTTTGGGAATAAGATACATGGAAAAGCacagaaattaattttaaataggtTGTATATTCTAAACAGTTATGGCTGGCAATGTATCTTATTGTTGGACCAAATCTCGAAATTGTATGCAATGCCATCTGATAGTAGCATGGAGACAAGTTATTCATATGCCAAGAGTGTACAAAGATTACTAAACTCAGACATGCTTATGCTCGAAACTGTGACTAATCCTTTTAAATTTCTTATAGAAAGAGTGATATACAAGGTGCTATTAGGTAAGAGTTCAACAATCAAATACATATACGCATACTATTTGTCAATTATTTGTGACCAAAGTGATCTATATGTTCCATTGGGTGATATTTCCT GTTACAGAGAAGCAGCCAGACAATCATTTATACAATCAATAGAATTATTCCCAAATGAAAAGCACAACAGCGCATTCTGA
- the LOC143042801 gene encoding uncharacterized protein LOC143042801 has translation MLKFLLLISCLISIETVFCVDCSDYTCLRTLFNARVTKAEYYTRPLSSSSSSSSGWWPFSSRRKKRHNYHLHHAGVVVTIDRYVEGKNKWLIHKGEDYGDASDTVITDADYMSSRWTNTKTMYPSCRYTVNSCMRAARNDFVYSVYGPNCQTAANGIWNLLRSC, from the exons ATGCTGAAATTTTTGCTGCTAATTAGTTGTCTGATATCTATCGAAACTGTTTTCTGTGTAGATTGTTCAGATTATACATGCCTCAGGACACTCTTTAATGCACGGGTGACAAAAGCAGAGTATTATACAAG ACCTTTGAGCAGCTCGTCATCATCATCTTCCGGATGGTGGCCATTTTCTAGTAGGAGGAAAAAGAGACACAATTACCATTTACATCACGCAGGGGTTGTTGTGACAATAGACCGTTACGTGGAAGGAAAGAATAAATGGCTGATACACAAAGGCGAAGATTATGGTGACGCTTCTGATACTGTCATAACGGATGCCGATTATATGAGTTCAAG atggacaaatacaaaaacaatgtatCCTAGCTGCCGTTATACTGTGAACAGTTGCATGAGAGCAGCAAGAAATGATTTCGTATATAGTGTATATGGACCCAACTGTCAAACCGCTGCTAATGGGATATGGAACCTACTACGGAGTTGCtaa